The following coding sequences are from one Sardina pilchardus chromosome 16, fSarPil1.1, whole genome shotgun sequence window:
- the naa40 gene encoding N-alpha-acetyltransferase 40 — translation MGRKSNRAKEKKQKRLEERAAMDAVCAKVEAANKLDDPLAAFPVFKKFDRNGLNLQIECKRVATLPPDTVEWAYELTRANMQTLYEQSEWGWKEREKREEMKDERAWYLLASDADSAPMAFSHFRFDVECGEEVLYCYEIQLEPRVRRKGLGKFLIQILQLIANSTQMKKVMLTVFKHNHGAYQFFREALQFEIDDTSPSMSGCCGDDCSYEILSRRTKHGEASGHAHGGGHCGGCCH, via the exons AGAAAGTCCAACAGAGCGAAGGAGAAGAAGCAGAAACGTCTGGAGGAGAGGGCAGCAATGGATGCAGTGTGTGCTAAAGTGGAGGCAGCCAACAag CTGGATGATCCACTAGCTGCATTTCCAGTGTTCAAGAAATTTGACAGAAATGG GTTGAATCTGCAGATTGAATGCAAGCGGGTGGCTACCCTCCCTCCCGATACAGTGGAGTGGGCCTATGAGTTGACAAGAGCCAACATGCAGACACT CTATGAGCAGAGCGAGTGGggctggaaggagagagagaagcgggaGGAGATGAAGGACGAGAGGGCCTGGTACCTTCTGGCCTCTGATGCGGACTCTGCCCCAATGGCCTTTTCCCACTTCCGTTTTGATGTGGAGTGTGGGGAAGAGGTGCTCTACTG CTATGAGATTCAGCTGGAGCCAAGAGTACGGAGGAAAGGGCTTGGCAAATTTTTAATTCAGATCCTACAACTCATCGCCAACAG CACACAGATGAAGAAAGTGATGCTGACTGTCTTCAAACACAACCATGGGGCATACCAGTTTTTCAGAGAAGCCTTACA GTTTGAAATCGATGACACATCGCCCAGCATGTCTGGTTGCTGTGGCGATGACTGCTCCTATGAGATCCTCAGCCGGCGGACGAAACACGGCGAGGCCTCGGGACACGCGCACGGCGGGGGCCACTGTGGCGGCTGCTGCCATTAG
- the b3gat3 gene encoding galactosylgalactosylxylosylprotein 3-beta-glucuronosyltransferase 3: MRLKLKLKTVFVLYFMVSLLGLVYALMQLGQRCDCTEHDIIKDRTISRLRGDLHKLQEEAKRSDPTKAPKKTNLPPIYVITPTYARLVQKAELTRLSQTFLHVPQLHWIVVEDSDQPTALVRNLLAESGLAYTQLHILTPKERKLQEGDPSWLKPRGAEQRNEGLRWLREMASTSRGQQGAAADSGVVYFADDDNTYSVKLFDEMRDTRGVSVWPVGLVGGMRFESPVVDGGKVIRFHTGWRPNRPFPIDMASFAVSLHLVVTNPDAVFDGDAQMGFLESSFLQSIITMEELEPKADMCTKVLVWHTRTEKPKMKREDALHKQGLGSDPNVEV, from the exons ATGAGGCTGAAGCTGAAGCTCAAGACCGTGTTTGTGCTTTACTTCATGGTCTCTTTGCTGGGGCTCGTCTATGCCTTGATGCAATTAG GCCAGCGTTGCGACTGCACAGAACATGACATCATTAAAGATAGAACCATTTCTCGATTGCGGGGTGATCTGCACAAATTGCAGGAAGAGGCGAAGAGGTCTGACCCTACTAAAGCTCCCAAGAAGACAAATCTTCCCCCCATTTATGTCATAACACCCACCTATGCCAG GTTGGTGCAGAAGGCGGAGCTAACGCGCCTCTCGCAGACCTTCCTGCACGTGCCTCAGCTCCACTGGATCGTGGTGGAGGACTCGGACCAGCCCACGGCGCTGGTGCGCAACCTGCTCGCCGAATCGGGCCTGGCCTACACGCAGCTGCACATCCTCACCCCCAAGGAGAGGAAGCTCCAGGAGGGTGACCCCAGCTGGCTGAAGCCACGCGGTGCAGAGCAGAGGAACGAGGGCCTGCGCTGGCTCAGGGAGATGGCCTcaaccagcagggggcagcagggAGCTGCTGCGGACAGCGGAGTGGTGTACTTTGCCGACGATGACAACACATACAGCGTGAAGTTGTTTGACGAG ATGCGAGACACTCGAGGTGTGTCCGTCTGGCCTGTCGGCTTAGTGGGCGGAATGCGCTTCGAGAGTCCGGTAGTGGACGGTGGGAAGGTCATCCGCTTTCACACTGGCTGGCGCCCCAATCGTCCATTCCCAATTGACATGGCTAGCTTTGCCGTGTCTTTGCACCTTGTTGTGACCAATCCTGATGCCGTGTTTGATGGGGATGCTCAGATGGGCTTCCTGGAGAGTAGCTTTTTGCAGTCAATTATTACGATGGAGGAGCTCGAGCCAAAAGCAGATATGTGCACTAAG GTTCTGGTGTGGCACACTCGCACCGAAAAGCCAAAGATGAAGAGGGAAGATGCCTTGCATAAGCAGGGTTTGGGCTCCGATCCCAACGTGGAAGTGTAA